Genomic segment of Kibdelosporangium phytohabitans:
GACGGGTCACCCTCACCCGTCAGACCGAGAACGCCGACACCTCACCGGTGGACCGGCGCTGACCGGCCGACGACAATTGATAGGATGGTTCTTCGTGCGGGGAATTCGAATTCTTATGGCAGTTGTTCTGGCGTTCTGCGTCGGGTGTTCCACCAACACCGCGGGCACACCTCGCGCGGAGGGCCGTCCGGTCGAACTGCGGCTACTTGTGGACACATCGCCGGAGCTCACACTGCGGGACGACAACGGTGAACAGTTGGCACTGGGGCCGGTCAAGCTGGAACTCGAACGGTTTGTCAAAGCGTATGCCGACCCCGCGCAGCACGGCTCCGGATACGACCTGACACTGGAGCTTCCGCAGGATCTGCACGGCAAGCTCGGCGAACTGACCAGAGCCAACGTCGGCACACGCATGGCCGCGATAGTGGACAGGACTGTCTTGTTCTCCGGTGCGATCAGCAACCCGATCCTGAACGGAAAACTGCGCATCCCGTACCAAGGAACCCCGCAGAAAGCCAAGGAGATACTCGACGTGATCGGCGGGGAGCGACGATGACCCCCCGATGGACATGCCCGGTTCGAAAAGCCCCCGTGCCACACGCCACGCGCACAGCACGAGGGCCATCGAACGTCACTCGCGGTCAGCAGTCACTAAGCAGCCGCAACCGAGACCGCTACGCGAAATAAGCCGCAGCGTGTCTCTGCATAGCCATCTTGTCCCTCATCTCCAGGTCGGTGCATCCGTCGACTTCGACAGTCCCACCGCCACTCCCAACCGTTGTACCGCTGAGTGGGTGAGGCATGACAGCCGGGCTATTCGTGAATTTCCATCCGCGTGAACAGCGGCACGCCTGATCGGTGAACGCCGCGAAATGGCGAACAAAGCCGCCATCGGTTACATCTGGGTGGCGGCCTGTTTGATGGTTTTGATCACGGGTGCTGTCTCGATGTGCGTGATGGTGGGCAGCGCTGCTATCCGGGTCGTCAGATAGTGGTACAGCTCCCGCTGGTTCGCGCACACCGCGGTCGCGTACAGGTTGGTCGGCCCGGTCATGGCGGCGGCGACGCGATCTCCGGGTGACCGGCCAGCGCCTGACCGACTTCCCGCAGATGCGCGGTCTGGTCGCGCTCGACCGACCACGGCGGCCTCCTGTAAACCCGTGATCCGACGCCACATTCGTGGCGCGGGTCAGGGGCGGGCGAAGAAGTTGACGAGGTTGCCGTCGGGGTCGCGCACCAGCAGCGCGCGGTTGCCCCAGGGCATCGTGGTGGGTTCGGTGACGACGTCCTCCACGAACCCGGTCAGATTCCGGTCTCGATCCGGTACACCGCCGCCGACGGCAAGCACAGCGAACGCACACTGCACCCCTACGGGCTCGTCGCCCACTCCGGCAGGTGGTACGTGACAGGCGCCGATCCCGCCATCGGCGGGGACCGGACGTTCCGGCTGGACCGCATCGCCAGTGCACGGACCCTGCCCGGCTCGTTCGACCCGCCCGACGGACCCGACCCGGCACAGCAGGTGCTGACCGGGCTCGCCACGGCTCCGTACCGGCACGAGGTGATCCTGCGGATCCGGGGGACCGCCGAGCGGATCCACACCCGGCTGCCCGTCGGCGCCGCGATCGTGACGGAGTCGCCGGACTGGTCCCGTGTCGAACTGCGGGCGCAACGGCTCGACTGGCTGCCCGCGGTGCTCGCGTCGCTGGATCTGCCGTTCGTCGTCGAGAAACCGGACGAACTGCGTGGCCTCGTCGAAGCACTTGCTGACCGGCTCACGCAGTCGGCACGGCGTGGGCCTGCTTCGACCACGCAGCTGCGCACTGGGGAGTGGGACTTGCGATAGTCAGTTGATCGGTATATACAGATCACATGATCGGTGGTGCTCTGCGAGAGCCGACGTTCCTGATCCTCACCGCGCTGGCTGCCTGTCCCCAGCACGGGTACGGGATCCTGCGCGACGTCGAGGAGATCTCCGACGGCCGCGTCCGGCTGCGCGCCGGCACCCTCTACACCGCGCTGGACCGGATGAGCGCGGACGGCTGGGTGACCGTCGACCGGGAGGAAGTCGTGGACGGCAGGCTGCGCCGCTACTACCGGCTGACCGACAATGGGGCGGCCAGACTGGAGGAGGAAGTGCAGAGGATGCGGGCACACACCCGTGCGGCGGAACTCCGCCTGCGTGCGCGACCGCAGGGCGGGACGGCGTGAGCACACAGTCGCTGGAGAGCGGGGACACCGGTTCGAGTCTGGCGCGGCGGTACCGGAAGCTCCTGGGCCTCTACCCCCGTGACCACCGCGAGAAGCACGGTGACGAAATGCTCGGCGTGCTGCTGGCGGGTGCGGGCAAGCGAAGCAGGCCCAGCGCCCGGGACATCGCCGACCTGCTGTGGGCGGCGCTGCGGCTGCACCTGCGGCGGGTGGTCGCGGCCGACGGCGGCATCGACCATCGGGACGTGCTGGCAGTCGTGAGCCTGCTCGGCCCCGT
This window contains:
- a CDS encoding SecDF P1 head subdomain-containing protein, producing MAVVLAFCVGCSTNTAGTPRAEGRPVELRLLVDTSPELTLRDDNGEQLALGPVKLELERFVKAYADPAQHGSGYDLTLELPQDLHGKLGELTRANVGTRMAAIVDRTVLFSGAISNPILNGKLRIPYQGTPQKAKEILDVIGGERR
- a CDS encoding WYL domain-containing protein produces the protein MHPYGLVAHSGRWYVTGADPAIGGDRTFRLDRIASARTLPGSFDPPDGPDPAQQVLTGLATAPYRHEVILRIRGTAERIHTRLPVGAAIVTESPDWSRVELRAQRLDWLPAVLASLDLPFVVEKPDELRGLVEALADRLTQSARRGPASTTQLRTGEWDLR
- a CDS encoding PadR family transcriptional regulator, with amino-acid sequence MIGGALREPTFLILTALAACPQHGYGILRDVEEISDGRVRLRAGTLYTALDRMSADGWVTVDREEVVDGRLRRYYRLTDNGAARLEEEVQRMRAHTRAAELRLRARPQGGTA